The DNA sequence ttgtccatggagagcaggaaatgctcagTCCATAAGGAAGTTTTGAAGTATTTCTGCACTGAGGATGAAACCTGTATCTGTATGTCTTGCTATGTCATTGGAGAACACACAGGACATAAGATTAagtcactggatgaggcttctgagaagaagaaggagacactgaggaatgttctgcagaaacttctgacaaagagagaggagacggaggaaagagtccagagtcttcaggaacacaggaggaaagtagaagaagaagcagctggtgacaccgagagagtcactgccctgtttagagatctcaggagacgtctggaagacctggagaagagagcccTGAGGGAcatctccgggagggcagagcggatctccatctccatccgggatctggaaataaagaaggaggagctgtccaggaagttgcgtcacattgaggagctttGTAAcgtgacggatccactgactgtcttacaggaatcagacacaggtgacttgtgtgatactgaggatggagataatgaggaccgagagagacatgaggaactcctccatgatggagggggtctggatgtggcgggggtgttacacacaggtttatctgatataataacagaggtaaatgtatacttctatatacaggtagctgcagacatattactggatggaaaCACAGCTAATAATGatctacagatatcagatgacaggaaaactgtatccaggtcagatATAGACCAGAAtcacccagaaacaccagagagattccaGGATTAtcctcaggtgatgagcagtcagagtttctcctcagggagacattactgggaagtggatgtcgggggatcagataGATGGacagtcgggatgtgttaccccagtatagagaggagaggggggatggaGTCATGGATTGAAGTTAATAAGAAGTCATGGGGATTGGACAGGTGTAATAATCAGTATTCGGTGATACATGACAGTGATGAGATCCTCTTACCCACCAAtccctccagtaacagagtcaggatatatctggattatgaggccgggcggatctccttttatgatctgtgtgacccgatccgacatctccacaccttcaccaccaccttcactgagcccctccatgctctGTTATGGGTATGGagaggttgtataaagatatgAGGGGGGAGGCGGGAGATGTGAGAACTCCGCCCACAGTCTGGTGATGTCACACAAAGCATTGGAATTCATTTAAAgcataacttcacttttgttgagaaataaacattcccctccgggtgatctctgtacattgtaaGGATCAGAACAACCTTTGTTGTAGATtccaaccttttgttattctgaaaaaaaaatccctgtttgttcctctctaCCTCTGTCCTCAGTGGGTCTAATGGGCGGGGCTTCATAATGAtcagtcagctgtgcacctgcagggctctaatgaggaaagtggcggagtctgcatccctttagatgtgatttcctgttGGAAGTATCTcttccaaaaatgacatttgtgttgcaggggatgcctgaaatctgacttgtatcttagtgcagacttctgggaaaatcattcagccaatcacacaagcaggaaattatgtttctgtggGGTGTGGTCAGTACACTCTCTGTGTAcacagcgcctccaggtggccatattgtatttacagaaaattacagcggctgcagattgaaaaggaaaggtcattattaataacattcaattacaatatgacttgtgtcccgATTGGATGCGCtggattattttttctttatttgatattttttcccccacaaaagtgaagttaccctttactTTCAGGGAATTGTTAGAATACAAAAtggtgcgtttttggttcaatagacttcaatggagaagctgcagaaaagcgtgtAGTGCGTTTTTACTACGATCTTACGGCTTTTGTGTTTTTAATCTGCCcgacaacaaattgtccaaaaaaaagcataaaaacacatCAAAGATGAATGTGGAAAAACAGAAAATGCACCGCAAAAAAACACGACaggaacggatcaaaagcaaacggcATAGGTGGGAACCGGGTCTAAAGCCccctacacactattagattttctgcagatttttgtcttcagatttaccaaaaccgtataatatgaggtcacaccttaaAAGTTTCCATTTGTATGAAATCAGGCCGACCCTCACACTACATGGTTTCTGTAATCTGAAGAGaacaatctgcagaaaatctaatagtgtgtatggggtctaacattCCAATTACACCGTGAGGGTGGGTGTGGCCTATCTGTCTATCCATCCAATAACAATCTGACATCATACTTTCTCTGTAAGTTCTAAACAGAAAACTATCCCAATGTGTGAcatcatccatctcctccccctgcccctcccctacatgtgatCCCTCTGTGTGGGGGGCACCATGATCAGACATAGGGGGTGGGGTATGGTCACTGTGATGGGATGGATGGGGtcacctcttctctctctcctctctgcccctccccctcctttatctcctccccgcccctccccctcctctctctcctccctgcccctcccctactctctccttcctgcccctccccctcctctctttcctccctgcccctccccttcctctctctcctccctgcccctccccctcctctctctcctccctgcacctccccctcatctctatcctccccgcccctcctcctcctctctctcctccctgcccctccccctgatctctctcctccccacccctcctcctcctctctcctccctacccatccccctcctctctctctctcctccctgcccctccctttcctctctctcctccctgtccctcctcttcctctctctcctccctgtccatccccttcctctctctcctccctgcccctcccctcctctctctccttcctgctcctccccttcctctctctcctccctgcccctcccatTCCTCTATCTCCTccctgtccctcctcttcctctctctccttcctgctcctccccttcctctctatcctccctccccccactctctctcctgcctgcccgtccccctcctctctcttccccctgccccttcctctctatcctccctgcccctccccctcctctctttctctctctcctcccttctctctccccctcctctctcttctgcctgcctgcctggatttcttttacaggcagcggaagggaacatccccctccccctccccctcctcctcctcccgctgcCTCTCCAGGCTCTCCTGTGTGATTGGGGAGCCCGGTACTCCATCCAACAATGCCCCCCAGGTTTCAATAGAGCTGGCTGTGGACTgcatggtccccggccatctctatggtCCTGGGAGGCCAGAAGAGACGTTGTGATGTCACTTCCTCTTCTGGTAGATGTAAACACCGCCATTTTTTTTCCTGGAAAACAGAGATCAATGTTCTTTATATCTCatactttccagggtagaggagaaatctgaggtcttatagaccccaacatctctccataaagaggacctgtcatgtcttatttctatcacaagggatttcttgtgatagcaataaaagtgataaaaaataaatacataaataaagagacagtttaaaaaaataaaaaaataataaataatacatattttttttaagtgtCCCCACCCCCTGTGCTCACACGCTTATGTAAGTcaagcacacatatgtaaatggtgattgccccacacatgtgagatatcaccacaaaCGTtatagtgagagcgataattctatcaccagatctcctctgtaactctaaactggtaacctgtaaaaaaaaatttaaattgttgCCTATGGAGATGAAGTATCGTAGTTTGGTGCCATTTtacgagcgtgcgcaatttgaaagcttgacatgtttggtatctatttactcagcataacattatcttttacattatAGCAATAATTAGCTTATtgattgtgttttttgcattaaaattaattaaagtgtatttttcccaaacaaTTTGTGTTTCAAAAATTGCAGTGTAAATAACGTGTgacaaaaaaattgtaacaaccgccattttattctgtagggcctctgcttaaaaaagaaatatatatatatatatatatatatatatatatatatatatatatatatatatatatgttttcatatTATAGTTCTTCCCTTTATAGTACTTGGCAGTGTTACAGATAGCTATGGAAGGGGGTTCCTTATctgttctcaacctcagtcctcagctctttatatctcgactatctatataaatatacactctttttataggtcataggctttgctaaaacatggagctctgcttcttgtgctcgtgaaaaaggatccaatgactctgaatacagagtatccttctgggtgataaactgcatactcagtatgggtattgtcatcctcagtataaaactgcgatcaaatctacaaaaaatgaaatatctgggtcttcagggagtgtgtccttcacggggctcacagcagctgattcctacgtcatcaatgtaACACGTGtggtttcctttgtctccagcctcctccaatagaggcaataaggtggctggatacaaatgtacacattttttcattgttagatttgtacataaacaaacaaaacaaattcatattatgaacctttcattagacaaacatttagttaactgtatatttgctgcgcagaatgtgggaccattaaaaattaaatagttgaccaaaataatgtctgtaactttgtctaacaGCACCTTTgtataaagctacagctctgatatatcggggtgaacccttcattactgggtccagcttctataaatatattacaatggcttgttttctatcatggaAATGTTAAATGGAAGTGATCTCGCGCAttcaaatctattcacacataaTGAGATATTGCAAAAATTGTAAAAGTGCGTAATAATAATCAAGTGAATAAAATACAGTGGGTGAAATGTCTCAataatcaataaaaatgattgataaGAATGATGATAAGAATATAAAGTGCTCTATATCAATGCAGTGGGGGTTCAGGTTCATAAAGTGAACAAGTGAAGGGCTCAATCCTGGCCGTGAAACTGCATAAAGTGACTCAGTGTTATAATAAATAAAGAGGTTGGCCAAAGTTGATAAAAGTCCTCATAGAAAGTCTCCAGGTAACAtcaggctcccagaactctcaccttaatgaaTATCAAAACAGGCATCGTTATTGGGTATCTGTTTCTATATCTGTATACAGCGTCATAATTTTGCCCAAAACGTTCTCATCCATTCATCACGGCTTTGATCCTTTCCTCTCCGCTTTCAATGCAGCACACTTGCCTGTTACAGTATGTTCCACCAAGGCACAAAAAGCCCGGTGGAaaagagagggagaaaagaaagCCTCCAATAGTATAGTATGTTGGGTAAgtaaaataaagttttatttaaGGGCTTCAAgatggtctcttacattaaaacaGTAAAAACGAGCAAGTACAGGTGGAACGGCATTTAGAGCGCCTccttacatcacttctggtttacgtctgctctccgccactccctacgcgttacgtcaccgcatgtgacttcatctggggaaccggattggtcagaGAGATAAGCTTTTTATATAGTTAAACCTTTTATATAGTTAAACCGGAAATGTtgtagcggccattttcttgtggtccacTCGCATCTAACAgcgcagccattttttttttgtagattggaCAACGACTGTCATAGATGCTAATATATGATAATGACATAAAATATGTAATACCATTCGAGGATTAAAAGTGAATATTCTATTAGACTATTCCAGCAAGAATAATTGAAAGAGAAGATGAATTAACAATATTTGGTGGGGCACATCAGTCGTATACCGTAGTACATAAAGAGGTACCCTAGTACATGCATATTTCCTGCACATAGTATACATACACCAATAAATGGATACTGTAATATAAATATGAGCTTAGTGTATGTGAATCAACTAGATGGAAATTgcaatgtataataaaaatatcaataaaatgaaatattaaacATTAATGATGCATATAAATATAGCTAGTGGATAAcatcaataaaatatttattaaaattactTATTAAAAATTACTGAGGAAGCAATTTAGGTTGAACTCTACGTTCCTTCCCGCTAGGTGTTAATGTGTGCATGGTGTGAtacaagacacaagtccatcaagtccaacccatgcgtGTGACCaagtgtcagcattgcattgtatatccctgtatgttgtggtcattcaggtgcttatctaatggtagGAGCTCTCTTATATATTATGCTTGGTAAGTCCGGCAGTGTGTTCTTTAAGTCAGTGACTTTATAGGATGTCATACCGAGGGAGTAGTATATGTGTTACAATTTAGCTGCAAACtccaatatgtaggaagaactaaGAGAGCCCTTGAAGTTAGAATAAAAGAACACATTCAAAACATCAAAAAGGGAAATCCTAAACATAATGTATCCAATCATTTTGTATTAGTACACAATCAGGAtcctatttttaatatttattatttatttgtcctTTTGTACACATTCCTTACAATTACTCATtaatagcgcgaaggacacttccacttgttttctatcatgctgtttgtgtaagaacttcagttttatgtttcaaaaagacaacttttttcctGACAATATTATAAGTTTCTCATTGCTCGCTCTGTTGTTAGTTAtagctagataacacaagt is a window from the Aquarana catesbeiana isolate 2022-GZ linkage group LG03, ASM4218655v1, whole genome shotgun sequence genome containing:
- the LOC141133866 gene encoding E3 ubiquitin-protein ligase TRIM39-like; translated protein: MSPLLHPHSSPVSETFRLVYFLLSAMASGDLRAELECSVCLNIYTDPVTLKCGHNFCRVCIDRVLDTQGGSGGYSCPECREKFTDRLALQKNLKLRNIAETFLSARPDQEESGVFCTHCVDSPVSAVRSCLHCEVSLCEKHLGVHKKSPEHILCNPTLSMESRKCSVHKEVLKYFCTEDETCICMSCYVIGEHTGHKIKSLDEASEKKKETLRNVLQKLLTKREETEERVQSLQEHRRKVEEEAAGDTERVTALFRDLRRRLEDLEKRALRDISGRAERISISIRDLEIKKEELSRKLRHIEELCNVTDPLTVLQESDTGDLCDTEDGDNEDRERHEELLHDGGGLDVAGVLHTGLSDIITEVNVYFYIQVAADILLDGNTANNDLQISDDRKTVSRSDIDQNHPETPERFQDYPQVMSSQSFSSGRHYWEVDVGGSDRWTVGMCYPSIERRGGMESWIEVNKKSWGLDRCNNQYSVIHDSDEILLPTNPSSNRVRIYLDYEAGRISFYDLCDPIRHLHTFTTTFTEPLHALLWVWRGCIKI